From the genome of Solanum lycopersicum chromosome 7, SLM_r2.1:
CACTCAACAAATAAGTTCCTCAAGCATGGCAACGGACTTCAGCAACTCAGACGCGTTTTTTCAAACTAAGCTGCACAGGTGAAGTGTATCTGCATCTTTCAAAAAGCTACAACATGAACTCTCCGATATCTACCTTTGTTATCAGCAATTTGCTTCATAACTGCAATCAATGCCAGAGAGAAGAACTTAGTACATGAGAGTTGCACAGAAATGAAAACCAGCTTTATAGTTAAGTAAATGAATTGAGGCAATTCTACTAAACAAAACAACCAACAATCGATTCTTCTTAATGCATAGCAAACTTGATGTTCAATTAATCCGTTAGCCATCTATTGTTTGATATAGTGCTGTGATACCCAACtctttttctggaaaaaaaagtAGATTTCTATGCTATTCTAATACACATATAACtaccaaaaatatacttttctAGTCCTTCCATTCTATTGGTGTGAGTGAAGGGTCTCTTTTTCTCTATATCATTACGTTGGTTCAATACAGggaaaagaagacaaaaaaaaggATCTTGCTATCACACCTATTCTCAAATCTATCTACGATAAATGGTATATAGGACATGTCTTTGATCACACAACCATTATACATCCAGAATGTTCAGTGTAAAAAGGTGTAGAGAATTCAAAGCAGAATCATCATCCTTATTATAATAGAGATGACAGGCAGCAGTTTGAAGGATTCTATGTTAGTTTTTTACTTGATTTCAGGTAGACTACAACAATTACAGGCATTTAAAACTATAGTGACATTTAAACTTCCTAACTACTTTATAATTTTCCAAAATACAGCATCATGAAACAAATGTACTTGATAGTTTCAACTAAAACAATACCAGATACAATTTTTCTTCCACAAAACAGAATCACAGtctgaaataaataatatgactCGAACAAACCACTTTGAAAACGAACATGCtgcaaaataatttaaataactaCCTGTAATACAAAACTGCTCCCCCATAAACTGGCGGCTACTTCTTTTTGCTGTTTGACCCTGATACGGTACCTGAGTATATCTTAGACCTTGGTATAGATAATTTATGCTCAgcttgtttctttcttttcctaCTTCGCCTGGATTGTTTTATTGTGTCTCCGTCAGATTCTTCTTGTTTCCTTTTCCTATCATCGGTCTCAGCTTCAACTTTTTCCTTATTATCAAACTTTGGCTTCTTGTCAGATTTTGATACATCTTTCAGTTGCAACAATTTCAAACGGGATACCTTCCATTCCTTTTCTCTATATGGCGCTATCTTCTTCAAAGGGACATACTGATTTAACTCAGTATCCTCCATCATTAGCACCTCCGCTGGAGCAAGCCCGAATCTTTTAGCTTTGACAGGCCTATACTTAAATCTTGTCTTCAAATCCCCAATAGTATCCTCATAGTCCAATTTATAATACTCCTCCATTAGTTCTTCTCTAACTGCCTTCATAACTGTATTAGTTCGCTTCcgtttcttctttcttttaccatCTTCAGCAGCCTCATCGTCATCTGCACTTACTTTATTGTCATCAGTTGTTTGCTCGTGATCACCTTCAGTTTCTATAGCTTTCAGAAGTTTTTCCCTAGTTGACAAAAACCCATCACGAGGCTCGTCCACATTATCCCATCCCTTGGGGAGTCCCAGTAACTCATCTTCCTTGTCAAAATCTGGCTTTTCAAGTTCATCCTCATCATTTCCGAATTCAGGATCTATATCATCTCCGTCATAGTAGGCATCACCAAAAGACGCCGTCATCTTTCTATCGTACTTGTCTGGATCAAATTCCTCCTCCAAATCATCCATATCCAACAAACAAACCCCGTCATCTCCTATCCCAGCAGTCTCCTTAATCTTCTCAAGCTTCTCCTTCATCTCCTTCTTCTTCAGATTCTTCAATCGTTTCAACTCCTCTTTTCTCTCCTCTTCCGCCTGCACCATTCTCTCTTCCTTTCTCTCCCTCTGCAACTTCCTCGCATTCGGCTTCTTCCTCACTGATCCCTCCACCTTCCTTGAATGTCCCCACACTCGATCACCTGCATTTTCTTCGAATCTAAAATTAAACTCCCTCTCATAATCCTCTTGTCTCTCAATCTCCTCCTCATCCTCCGAAAATTCCGCCTCCTCAATCTTTTCATCCCCTTTCTTACTACTTCCCTTATCATCCCTCCACATCTCCTTCCTAAAAAAATCCTTTAAAAACACCGTCTGCTCATCGAGCTTATCATCCTCCCCGAAAAACTCATCCAACTTCTTAGTAAACTCAGGGTCACCCTCCTCCTCATCTTTCTCAGCCTCTTTCATCTTAAACAAGTCcccctcttcttcttcctcatcCTTAACAGCATTTAAGAACTCGTTTCTCAAATCATCTTGCTCCTCGTTATACGTCTTCACTTTGTTCTCTTCCTCTTCGTCTCCGAATTCGGGACCCTCCTCAATCAAATGCTTAGAGGCTACATCCTTCAAATACATTGgcttttgctttttctttttcactttcttctccttttcttcATCCTCCTCCGACTCAGAATTAGTTTCAGATTCAGAATTAAATAACTTAGCATCTTTAGTATTCAAAACAGGGTCACCTTTTTTAATCTTAAGCAAACCATCAAAGAACTTTAAATTACTTGAAGTATCCAgatcctcttcttcttcatcgtCTTCCTCATCGGATCCTGCGTCGGAGTCATCAACTATGCctttcttcttcaactcttccaGCTTTTGCAAGTCTTCTCTTTTCTTGTTGTGCTCGTACCGGCGGGCGAATTCCTCGTTAATCTCAATCTTGTCCAGCTCATCACCGTCATCCTCGAATAGCTTCAGTACCATTTTTCTCTTTACGGCGGCGAGGCGGCGAATCCAATTCGATTGTATTGTCTCTCTTTTAGGGGTTTTAGGGTTTTGAAAGTGAGAAGCAATAGCTAAGAATCTAAGATTTAGGGTTTATGTTGCTCACGAAATTGAGGACGACAGAAAAAGAAAACGAATGgggaaaaaagtattttaaaaaaaattaaaatagctttccattattatatatattaaaggaaaaaatatctTTAGGTAATTTAATTCGAAAGGGATTCTAAATAAGTAATTTGTATTTGATTAGTCTAttgtaaaagttattttttgagtcaaattatgaaaaatgaaaagtatcaATATTTGGTGTGTCACTAAGAGTGCTAGAGTAATCTCGTCATGCGTCAAAGAATTAGCTAACATACACAATTAAACTATTAtgtttttttgatgaaaaaaactAGCTAACTTTGACTACCTTGCGAAGCAAATAAAAGATCCCAAAATCACATTGACCTTATGAACTAAGGGCTAGCAAGGGAACTGGGTCGAGTCCGCCCCGACTCGCGTCCGCTCGAAACCTGTCTCGTTGGACTCGATATCGTTACTGTTCGCTGTCTGGGGGGATTTAGGGTAGGGGGACCAGTTAGGATACAATTCACTATTTGATCCCGGACGACCTAGCCCGGTTGAATGGGTCAGTTTTAATTTCGAATTCTATCCGTTAAGGCAACAACTAGGGGGGGTCCCCCAACGGATTTATTTAGCCTTTTTACTTTCCCAACACCCCTTACTTttcaaactttaatttaaaCGCTAACGTTATAATAAATAAACTTTAAtccatttttaatattataaataccaCTATCGTTCATTATTTCTTATAAAGTCATCTATTCTCTCATCTATTTTCTATAGCCTCTCATTCTTaagtcttaattttttatttaatttaattctcatatatatatatatatatatatatatatatatatatatatatatatatatatatttcatttttaaattttcatattgtaTCATAACATATACCTTAATTCTCCTATTGGCTATCAAGTATTGGAATTTCAaattacaagttacaacaaaTTACAAGCTTCAAGAATCGgttataatatatgttattaatACAGACGTTTGGTACATCCATTTCGtaatatttatagtttatttttcgcaattatattttgtgttataattatttttatactacactttacatttaaataaatatgagtTTTAGCAAGAAAGATAccgataaaaaaaaagagaaagttgCAAACACCTTTAGtaatctatttaattttatttaatataaaaaaaagcagtaaggaaaaaaagaaaagtaaatgtgGTGGTACTTTTTCTAAATCAATGTCTAGAATTAgatttaatacaaataatttttcttatgttgatgatacttctTATGATATTGATTCAAATGTTCAACTTTATCATGAAATTCCAGGCGTTATGATAATATGAACCATAATCTTGATGAAAATTCAGGTCAAGAAGTAGAagttgattaagatgaatttaaaaaaatacctaGTAGTCCGGTGATAAAAGTTTCAACCGAAACTACAAATCCAACGGAGCAAAATTGTAGACCCCCCCACCCACCCAAGTGCGTCCTACAAGGGAGAAGGTGAAGTATCAACGCTCCAAAATTCTTGTTGTGTGgcaatttatgatttttaattaggaaaattttattgttatttgtaataagtgtaagcaacctttaaaacataaataaggtGAACGTCAAGGTGGAACGAGGA
Proteins encoded in this window:
- the LOC101252507 gene encoding uncharacterized protein, with amino-acid sequence MVLKLFEDDGDELDKIEINEEFARRYEHNKKREDLQKLEELKKKGIVDDSDAGSDEEDDEEEEDLDTSSNLKFFDGLLKIKKGDPVLNTKDAKLFNSESETNSESEEDEEKEKKVKKKKQKPMYLKDVASKHLIEEGPEFGDEEEENKVKTYNEEQDDLRNEFLNAVKDEEEEEGDLFKMKEAEKDEEEGDPEFTKKLDEFFGEDDKLDEQTVFLKDFFRKEMWRDDKGSSKKGDEKIEEAEFSEDEEEIERQEDYEREFNFRFEENAGDRVWGHSRKVEGSVRKKPNARKLQRERKEERMVQAEEERKEELKRLKNLKKKEMKEKLEKIKETAGIGDDGVCLLDMDDLEEEFDPDKYDRKMTASFGDAYYDGDDIDPEFGNDEDELEKPDFDKEDELLGLPKGWDNVDEPRDGFLSTREKLLKAIETEGDHEQTTDDNKVSADDDEAAEDGKRKKKRKRTNTVMKAVREELMEEYYKLDYEDTIGDLKTRFKYRPVKAKRFGLAPAEVLMMEDTELNQYVPLKKIAPYREKEWKVSRLKLLQLKDVSKSDKKPKFDNKEKVEAETDDRKRKQEESDGDTIKQSRRSRKRKKQAEHKLSIPRSKIYSGTVSGSNSKKK